From the Pyxidicoccus trucidator genome, one window contains:
- a CDS encoding HAD family hydrolase: MQLRAVVFDLDGTLVDSLGDIADAMNHALAQHGVPTHPEADYLRFVGEGVKELVHRAVPAGREDLHEPVLAAYRAHYDAHLFDRTAPYPGVTGVLAALAESGVRMAVLSNKSDGFVKRLVAKLLPGVPFVAVYGERPGVPRKPDPTAALALAAELGVTPGACGFVGDTAVDMDTARAAGMYGVGVTWGFRSHELQAHGARAVATTADELLAALRDARLT; this comes from the coding sequence ATGCAGCTTCGTGCCGTTGTCTTCGACCTCGATGGGACGCTGGTGGACTCGCTGGGCGACATCGCGGACGCGATGAACCACGCGCTGGCGCAGCACGGCGTGCCCACGCACCCGGAGGCGGACTACCTGCGCTTCGTCGGTGAGGGCGTGAAGGAGCTGGTGCACCGGGCCGTGCCGGCCGGGCGCGAGGACCTGCACGAGCCGGTGCTGGCCGCCTACCGCGCGCACTACGACGCGCACCTCTTCGACCGGACGGCGCCGTACCCCGGTGTCACGGGGGTGCTGGCGGCGCTGGCGGAGTCGGGTGTGCGGATGGCGGTGCTGAGCAACAAGTCGGACGGCTTCGTGAAGCGGCTGGTCGCGAAGCTGCTGCCGGGCGTGCCCTTCGTCGCCGTGTATGGCGAGCGGCCGGGCGTGCCGCGCAAGCCGGACCCCACGGCGGCGCTGGCCCTGGCGGCGGAGCTGGGCGTGACGCCCGGTGCGTGTGGCTTCGTGGGAGACACCGCCGTCGACATGGACACGGCGCGCGCGGCGGGCATGTACGGCGTGGGCGTCACCTGGGGCTTCCGGAGTCATGAGCTCCAGGCCCACGGCGCGCGCGCGGTGGCCACCACCGCGGACGAGCTGCTGGCGGCGCTGCGCGACGCGCGCCTCACTTGA
- a CDS encoding general secretion pathway protein GspE gives MARKRIGELLLEQRAISVAQLEVGLQAHRKSGQRLGATLIAQGAITEATLAGALSQALGMPQVDLAAITPEWAAVHLLRARFCEQHDLFPIALESVGGRRQLVVAMSDPLNVTAVEEIEFTTGLKVSPRVAALSAVRSAILRYYHKVPVAVANGAGAAAPAPSARPSVAARPPAAPARPAAPVAKAAPPPEEEDEVIVGEELPPGETTQRTSLAELIREREEQRKQRRGQAAAAKPKPAASGGGMLDDLDYLFGQAREDPDRIEELERKFWALMRIMARKGLLSKEEFTRELDDEGER, from the coding sequence ATGGCGAGGAAGCGCATTGGCGAGCTGCTGCTGGAACAGCGGGCGATCAGCGTCGCGCAGCTCGAAGTGGGGCTCCAGGCACACCGGAAGTCGGGGCAGCGGCTGGGGGCCACGCTCATCGCGCAAGGCGCGATTACGGAGGCCACGCTGGCGGGCGCGCTGAGCCAGGCGCTGGGCATGCCCCAGGTGGACCTGGCGGCGATCACCCCGGAGTGGGCGGCGGTGCACCTGCTGCGCGCGCGCTTCTGTGAGCAGCACGATTTGTTCCCCATCGCACTGGAGAGCGTGGGCGGACGGCGCCAGCTCGTGGTGGCGATGAGTGATCCGCTCAACGTGACGGCGGTGGAGGAAATCGAGTTCACCACCGGCCTCAAGGTGAGCCCGCGCGTGGCGGCGCTGTCGGCGGTGCGGAGCGCGATTCTGCGCTACTACCACAAGGTGCCGGTGGCGGTGGCGAACGGGGCGGGAGCGGCGGCCCCGGCTCCGTCGGCCCGGCCCTCCGTGGCGGCAAGGCCCCCGGCCGCACCCGCGAGGCCGGCGGCCCCGGTGGCGAAGGCCGCGCCCCCTCCGGAGGAGGAGGATGAGGTCATCGTCGGGGAGGAGCTGCCGCCGGGGGAGACGACCCAGCGCACGTCCCTGGCGGAGTTGATCCGCGAGCGGGAGGAGCAGCGGAAGCAGCGGCGCGGGCAGGCGGCCGCCGCGAAGCCGAAGCCCGCGGCGAGCGGTGGCGGCATGCTGGACGACCTGGACTACCTCTTCGGGCAGGCCCGCGAGGACCCGGACCGCATCGAGGAGCTGGAGCGGAAGTTCTGGGCGCTGATGCGGATCATGGCGCGCAAGGGATTGCTGTCGAAGGAGGAGTTCACCCGCGAGCTGGACGACGAGGGCGAGCGCTGA
- a CDS encoding putative glycolipid-binding domain-containing protein, with the protein MTSQRTEVTSGTAPTSRCLRALVWNRRDSPGSEYFELRESTDGWMLAGSVVLAEGGLPYAVDYTVLCDRQWLTHEARILLKRGDVEQSLTLRVDAQRRWWRGGDELPQFRGCSDVDLSFTPSTNTLPIRRLSLEVGQGSDVTAVWVRMPDLSLEPLPQRYTRLTSTRYRYESRGGSFVAEVETDELGLVLNYPPGWERVAFTKR; encoded by the coding sequence ATGACCTCCCAGCGGACCGAAGTGACTTCTGGCACGGCCCCCACGTCGCGGTGTCTCCGCGCGCTCGTCTGGAATCGGAGGGATTCACCGGGGAGCGAGTACTTCGAGCTCCGCGAGTCCACGGACGGATGGATGCTGGCCGGCTCGGTGGTGCTCGCGGAGGGCGGCCTGCCGTACGCGGTGGACTACACCGTCTTGTGTGACAGGCAGTGGCTGACGCACGAGGCCCGCATCTTGCTGAAGCGCGGGGACGTGGAGCAGTCGCTCACCCTCCGCGTGGACGCGCAGCGGCGCTGGTGGCGGGGCGGGGATGAGTTGCCCCAGTTCCGTGGGTGCTCCGACGTCGACCTGAGCTTCACGCCCTCCACCAACACGCTGCCCATCCGCCGGCTGTCACTGGAGGTGGGGCAGGGGAGCGATGTGACGGCCGTGTGGGTCCGCATGCCGGACCTCTCGCTGGAGCCGCTGCCCCAGCGGTACACGCGGCTGACGTCCACCCGCTACAGGTACGAGAGCCGGGGCGGCAGCTTCGTGGCCGAGGTGGAGACGGATGAGCTGGGGCTCGTCCTGAACTACCCGCCCGGCTGGGAGCGCGTCGCCTTCACGAAGCGCTGA
- a CDS encoding sensor histidine kinase translates to MTAPSLQERTVRLHASQLQGIRRRVDGLFAGLMAGQWVCGVLVALAFSPLAWEGKRTALSHVQTAVLLGAALCVLPLVLARCWPGTLPARQVMGVAQLLWSALFIHLTGGRIETHFHIFASLALLAFYRDAWVLLSASATTILDHFARGLLWPESVYGTADPAWWRFLEHAFWVAITNVVLLAACRVFQRESLESAERRAEVELAHEQKLHTQQQALVRAEQELRDFQQQYSRIEKLASMGQLAASISHELRNPLAAARTALSCVLLRVANLQDALTDSRILHFLDVTERELAVCARIISDVLDFARERPPQLTPCALRPLVDEVLGVVPTRAGVRLLNGVPESLPVPRLDRELFRMVLVNLVQNAVEAVPPGSGGTVRVHAEGGEAAPWRLRVVDDGPGIPAEVLPKIFEPLFTTKTQGTGLGLAIVSALVHKHGGTLSVRSEVGQGTEFLIELPSEALARTA, encoded by the coding sequence ATGACCGCACCGTCACTTCAGGAGCGCACGGTCCGGCTTCACGCATCTCAGTTGCAGGGTATCCGGCGGAGGGTGGATGGGCTGTTCGCGGGGTTGATGGCGGGCCAGTGGGTGTGCGGAGTGCTGGTGGCGCTGGCCTTCTCGCCCCTGGCCTGGGAGGGGAAGCGCACGGCGCTGTCGCACGTGCAGACGGCCGTGTTGCTCGGCGCGGCCCTCTGCGTCCTGCCCCTGGTGCTGGCGCGCTGCTGGCCGGGCACCCTGCCCGCGCGGCAGGTGATGGGCGTGGCGCAGCTGCTCTGGTCGGCGCTGTTCATCCACCTGACGGGCGGGCGCATCGAGACGCACTTCCACATCTTCGCGTCGCTGGCGCTGCTCGCCTTCTACCGGGACGCGTGGGTGCTGCTGTCCGCGAGCGCCACCACCATCCTGGACCACTTCGCGCGGGGCCTGCTGTGGCCGGAGTCCGTCTACGGCACGGCGGACCCGGCCTGGTGGCGCTTCCTGGAGCACGCCTTCTGGGTGGCCATCACCAACGTCGTGCTCCTCGCGGCGTGCCGCGTCTTCCAGCGCGAGTCCCTGGAGTCCGCCGAGCGCCGCGCGGAGGTGGAGCTGGCGCACGAGCAGAAACTCCACACGCAGCAGCAGGCGCTGGTGCGCGCCGAGCAGGAGCTGCGCGACTTCCAGCAGCAGTACTCCCGCATCGAGAAGCTGGCCAGCATGGGGCAGCTGGCCGCCAGCATCAGCCATGAGCTGCGCAACCCGCTGGCCGCCGCGCGCACGGCGCTGTCCTGCGTCCTGCTGCGGGTGGCGAACCTGCAGGACGCGCTGACGGACTCGCGCATCCTCCACTTCCTGGACGTCACCGAGCGCGAGCTGGCGGTGTGCGCCCGCATCATCTCCGACGTGCTGGACTTCGCGCGCGAGCGACCGCCCCAGCTCACTCCCTGCGCGCTGCGCCCCCTGGTGGACGAGGTGCTCGGGGTGGTGCCCACGCGTGCGGGGGTGCGACTCCTCAACGGTGTGCCGGAGTCGCTCCCGGTGCCACGGCTGGACCGCGAGCTGTTCCGCATGGTGCTGGTGAACCTGGTGCAGAACGCCGTGGAGGCGGTGCCCCCGGGGAGCGGCGGCACCGTGCGCGTCCACGCCGAGGGAGGCGAGGCGGCGCCCTGGCGCCTCCGCGTGGTGGACGACGGGCCGGGGATTCCCGCCGAGGTGCTGCCGAAAATCTTCGAGCCGCTCTTCACCACCAAGACGCAGGGCACGGGCCTGGGGCTCGCCATCGTCTCCGCGCTGGTGCACAAGCATGGCGGCACGCTCTCCGTGCGGAGCGAGGTGGGCCAGGGGACGGAGTTCCTCATCGAGCTGCCCTCCGAGGCGCTCGCACGGACCGCGTGA
- a CDS encoding MotA/TolQ/ExbB proton channel family protein, with translation MNLGYLTNLTVLANTGGPERGLFEELAKRWEAGQWGMYPIAVCLVIALAIMVERGIVLFGKASINKEAFLRGLKKHIYAGDLDKAINYVAGQKVTPLTSVIKAGLMNVPKGNDEVQAALDEASLRETPRLEARTGYLAMLGNAAMLAGLLGTVSGLISCFEAVANVNPADKATILANGISEAMNCTGFGLVTAIPALVAFSVLMGRTQSLINDINETSVSVLNLIVANKDKFKNMNVPAPRDEE, from the coding sequence ATGAACCTGGGGTATCTGACGAATCTGACCGTACTTGCGAACACCGGCGGCCCCGAGCGTGGCCTCTTCGAGGAGCTGGCGAAGCGCTGGGAGGCCGGTCAGTGGGGCATGTACCCCATCGCCGTGTGCCTCGTCATCGCACTCGCCATCATGGTCGAGCGCGGCATCGTCCTGTTCGGCAAGGCCTCCATCAACAAGGAAGCCTTCCTGCGTGGGCTGAAGAAGCACATCTACGCCGGTGACCTGGACAAGGCCATCAACTACGTGGCCGGCCAGAAGGTCACCCCGCTCACCAGCGTCATCAAGGCCGGCCTGATGAACGTGCCGAAGGGCAACGACGAGGTCCAGGCCGCCCTGGACGAGGCGAGCCTGCGCGAGACGCCCCGCCTGGAGGCCCGCACCGGCTACCTCGCCATGCTCGGCAACGCGGCGATGCTCGCCGGTCTGCTCGGCACGGTGTCCGGTCTCATCTCCTGCTTCGAGGCCGTGGCCAACGTGAACCCGGCCGACAAGGCGACCATTCTCGCCAACGGTATTTCTGAAGCCATGAACTGCACGGGCTTCGGGCTGGTGACCGCAATCCCCGCGCTGGTGGCCTTCTCCGTGCTGATGGGCCGCACCCAGTCGCTCATCAACGACATCAACGAGACCAGCGTCTCCGTCCTCAACCTCATCGTGGCGAACAAGGACAAGTTCAAGAACATGAACGTCCCCGCGCCCCGCGACGAGGAGTAG
- a CDS encoding DNA-3-methyladenine glycosylase 2 family protein, with translation MDLLDRDACYRVLQTRDARFDGRLFVGVTSTGIYCRPVCPARTPYLQNCRFHASAAAAQEAGFRPCLRCRPETAPDLASWRGTSNTVSRALAIIAEGGLDGDEAGVDALAERLGVGGRQLRRLFKQHLGASPVAVAQTRRVLFAKQLIQETRMPMAEVALAAGFGSIRRFNETFQGLYQRPPSALRRKAQTELPAGSVAEAGVTLRLRYRPPYDWPAMLAYLEARAIDGVEQVVGGLYRRTVSQDGRLGTVEVRHEPARDSLAVTVRVPSVQSLPAILARVRRVFDVGADIETIGAHLARDPFLAPLLALRPGLRAPGGWDGFELAVRAILGQQVTVVAARQLAGRLVALCGETLPETASLHAGLSRTFPSPARVAATDLGALGMPAARRAALKAMAEAALADAQLFHPFGTVEEAIARLRSIRGVGEWTAQYIALRALRETDAFPASDIGLLRGAANDAGERPTPEDLLQRAEPWRPWRAYAAQHLWAADAVASQRAREARHG, from the coding sequence ATGGACCTGCTCGACCGCGACGCCTGCTACCGCGTCCTCCAGACCCGCGATGCCCGGTTCGACGGACGGCTGTTCGTCGGGGTGACGTCGACGGGCATCTACTGCCGGCCGGTCTGCCCGGCGCGGACGCCGTACCTCCAGAATTGCCGCTTCCATGCCTCGGCGGCCGCCGCGCAGGAGGCGGGCTTCCGCCCCTGCCTGCGCTGCCGTCCGGAGACGGCGCCAGACCTGGCGTCCTGGCGTGGCACGTCCAACACCGTGTCCCGGGCCCTGGCCATCATCGCGGAGGGAGGGCTCGACGGGGACGAGGCGGGCGTGGACGCGTTGGCCGAGCGGCTGGGCGTGGGCGGGCGCCAGCTTCGCCGGCTGTTCAAGCAGCACCTCGGGGCCTCGCCGGTGGCCGTGGCGCAGACGCGGCGGGTGCTGTTCGCCAAGCAGCTCATCCAGGAGACGCGGATGCCCATGGCGGAGGTGGCGCTCGCCGCCGGCTTCGGCAGCATCCGGCGCTTCAACGAGACGTTCCAGGGCCTGTATCAACGCCCGCCGAGCGCGCTGCGCCGCAAGGCCCAGACGGAGCTGCCGGCGGGCTCCGTCGCGGAGGCGGGGGTGACGCTCCGGCTCCGCTACCGTCCGCCCTATGACTGGCCGGCGATGCTCGCGTACCTGGAGGCGCGCGCCATCGACGGCGTCGAGCAGGTGGTGGGCGGGCTGTATCGGCGGACCGTGTCGCAGGACGGGCGGCTGGGGACGGTCGAGGTCCGACACGAGCCGGCGCGTGACAGCCTGGCCGTCACGGTCCGCGTCCCCAGCGTGCAGTCGCTCCCGGCCATCCTCGCCCGCGTGCGGCGGGTGTTCGACGTGGGCGCGGACATCGAGACCATTGGCGCGCACCTCGCGAGGGACCCGTTCCTGGCGCCCCTGCTGGCGCTGCGCCCGGGCCTGCGCGCTCCGGGCGGCTGGGACGGCTTCGAGCTCGCGGTGCGCGCCATCCTCGGGCAGCAAGTCACGGTGGTCGCCGCGCGGCAGCTCGCCGGACGGCTGGTGGCGCTCTGTGGTGAGACGCTGCCGGAGACGGCCAGCCTCCATGCGGGGCTGTCCCGCACGTTCCCCTCCCCCGCGCGCGTGGCGGCGACCGACCTTGGCGCGCTGGGCATGCCCGCGGCGCGGCGGGCGGCGCTCAAGGCGATGGCGGAGGCGGCGCTCGCGGACGCGCAGTTGTTCCATCCCTTCGGAACGGTGGAGGAGGCCATTGCACGACTGCGCTCCATTCGCGGGGTGGGCGAGTGGACGGCGCAGTACATCGCGCTGCGCGCGCTGCGGGAGACGGACGCGTTTCCGGCCAGCGACATCGGCCTGCTCCGGGGCGCGGCCAATGATGCGGGCGAGCGGCCGACCCCCGAGGACCTGCTGCAACGCGCGGAGCCCTGGCGGCCGTGGCGGGCATATGCCGCGCAGCACCTGTGGGCCGCCGATGCGGTGGCGAGCCAGCGTGCCCGGGAGGCCCGTCATGGCTGA
- a CDS encoding helix-turn-helix transcriptional regulator codes for MPRLHASPLLREPDLQLSRVTCDGHDGPRLQEECSDGEGLVLALHGRFQFRDATTRAVVGPGVGLRTRAHQPCEISHPHGGGDACLSVRGPWVFRWMDPDTRTFPVSAEAYVRLQAVLARVARQEPVERLQVEEALCAVVSPPTRPERGDAPNTREQTIAGTIAHSVALRFDERLSLEALARGAGVSVFHACRVFRRVMGTGVHQHQQEVRLRHALALLLDTRLPLAEVALEAGFANQGHLGNAFMRRYGRTPGATRKGLPPLSP; via the coding sequence ATGCCGCGCCTTCACGCCTCGCCCCTGCTCCGGGAACCGGACCTCCAGCTCTCGCGAGTGACCTGCGACGGCCACGACGGCCCGCGCCTCCAGGAGGAGTGCTCGGACGGCGAGGGACTCGTGCTCGCGCTGCATGGCCGCTTCCAGTTCCGCGACGCGACGACGCGCGCGGTGGTGGGCCCGGGCGTCGGCCTGCGGACACGCGCGCACCAGCCCTGCGAAATCAGCCACCCCCACGGAGGTGGAGACGCCTGCCTCTCCGTGCGCGGCCCCTGGGTGTTCCGGTGGATGGACCCGGACACGAGGACCTTCCCGGTCAGCGCGGAGGCCTACGTGAGACTCCAGGCCGTGCTGGCCCGGGTGGCCCGCCAGGAGCCGGTGGAGCGCCTCCAGGTGGAGGAGGCCCTCTGCGCGGTGGTGTCCCCGCCCACGAGGCCGGAGCGCGGAGACGCGCCTAACACGCGCGAGCAAACCATCGCCGGGACGATTGCCCACTCGGTGGCGCTCCGCTTCGACGAGCGCCTCTCCCTGGAGGCGCTGGCGCGGGGCGCGGGCGTGTCCGTCTTCCATGCGTGCCGGGTGTTTCGCCGGGTGATGGGGACGGGCGTCCACCAGCACCAGCAGGAGGTCCGCCTGCGGCACGCACTCGCCCTGCTGCTGGACACGCGGCTGCCGCTGGCCGAGGTGGCGCTGGAGGCCGGCTTCGCCAACCAGGGCCACCTGGGCAACGCCTTCATGCGCCGCTACGGACGCACTCCGGGAGCCACCCGGAAGGGCCTGCCGCCCCTGAGCCCCTGA
- a CDS encoding ExbD/TolR family protein — translation MAIQVPGKRYGKRLQHSKVFGHGAHGKKSGYADLLITPLVDMFVIIVLFLIANFSATGEVLMMTKDIELPEAINVKEVEMHPVVMVSNDQISVSGTIVGRVEDFSKDEYLNIPALEEKLRDMKKQYEDLHAMAKDDAGGFKGDINIQGHKDVEYSIIKRVMFSCATAGYNNINFAVMTVAGDAPAGPTAQVTP, via the coding sequence ATGGCCATCCAGGTCCCAGGCAAGCGGTACGGCAAGCGCCTCCAGCACTCCAAGGTGTTCGGACACGGCGCACACGGCAAGAAGAGCGGCTACGCCGACCTCCTCATCACCCCGCTCGTCGACATGTTCGTCATCATCGTGCTCTTCCTCATCGCGAACTTCTCCGCGACGGGCGAGGTGCTGATGATGACCAAGGACATCGAGCTTCCCGAGGCGATCAACGTCAAGGAAGTGGAGATGCACCCTGTCGTCATGGTGTCCAACGACCAGATCAGCGTGTCGGGCACCATCGTCGGCCGTGTCGAAGACTTCTCCAAGGACGAGTACCTCAACATTCCCGCGCTGGAGGAGAAGCTGCGGGACATGAAGAAGCAGTACGAGGACCTCCACGCCATGGCGAAGGACGACGCGGGTGGCTTCAAGGGTGACATCAACATCCAGGGCCACAAGGACGTCGAGTACTCCATCATCAAGCGGGTGATGTTCAGCTGCGCCACGGCCGGCTACAACAACATCAACTTCGCGGTGATGACCGTCGCTGGCGACGCGCCCGCGGGCCCCACGGCCCAGGTGACGCCGTAG
- the ogt gene encoding methylated-DNA--[protein]-cysteine S-methyltransferase, translating into MAEPLRLLIDRTDTPIGELVIVADREGRLRAIDWTDYEARLLRLLRLHYGEHGFVLEPERNPGGLTQVMRAWFTGDLGVIASLPVETGGTPFQRTVWAALREIPCGTTVSYSELARRIGRPAAVRAVGMANGANPVGIVVPCHRVVGANGTLTGYGGGLERKRWLLAHEGYRKEVP; encoded by the coding sequence ATGGCTGAGCCCCTGCGCCTGCTCATCGATAGGACGGACACGCCCATCGGCGAGCTGGTCATCGTCGCGGACCGTGAGGGACGGCTGCGCGCCATCGACTGGACCGACTACGAGGCGCGCCTGCTCCGGCTGCTGCGCCTGCACTACGGGGAGCACGGCTTCGTGCTCGAACCGGAGCGGAACCCCGGCGGCCTCACGCAGGTGATGCGCGCCTGGTTCACGGGAGACCTCGGCGTCATCGCCAGCCTGCCGGTGGAGACGGGCGGAACGCCCTTCCAGCGAACCGTGTGGGCGGCCCTGCGCGAAATCCCCTGCGGAACCACGGTGTCCTACTCCGAGCTCGCGCGCCGCATCGGCCGGCCCGCCGCCGTGCGCGCGGTGGGGATGGCGAATGGCGCGAACCCGGTGGGCATCGTCGTCCCATGTCATCGCGTGGTGGGCGCCAATGGCACGCTCACCGGCTATGGCGGCGGACTCGAGCGGAAGCGCTGGCTGCTGGCTCACGAAGGCTATCGAAAGGAAGTCCCATGA
- a CDS encoding ExbD/TolR family protein has translation MAGGMDTGQGGKGKKSLDVAINLTAFIDLMAVTISFLIMTAVWTQIGRLQVSQAGGPSTEEEQQKEEQLKTVQLNLLITPTELRLTADQSAFDPIPLTKDAKGKTDLTKLVARFKELKAQLPDQTAITLQPEDKVRYEDLVRIIDECIGSGLPQVSVSAAMG, from the coding sequence ATGGCCGGCGGAATGGACACAGGTCAAGGTGGCAAGGGCAAGAAGTCGCTCGACGTCGCCATCAACCTGACCGCGTTTATCGACCTGATGGCAGTGACCATCAGCTTTCTCATCATGACGGCGGTCTGGACCCAGATTGGCCGGCTCCAGGTCTCCCAGGCGGGAGGCCCCTCCACGGAGGAGGAGCAACAGAAGGAAGAGCAGCTCAAGACGGTCCAGCTCAACCTGCTGATTACTCCCACCGAGCTGCGGCTGACGGCGGACCAGAGCGCCTTCGACCCGATTCCCCTCACCAAGGATGCCAAGGGCAAGACGGACCTGACCAAGCTGGTGGCGCGCTTCAAGGAACTGAAGGCGCAGCTGCCGGACCAGACCGCCATCACCCTGCAGCCCGAGGACAAGGTCCGGTACGAGGACCTGGTCCGTATCATCGACGAGTGCATCGGCTCCGGGTTGCCCCAGGTGTCGGTGTCCGCGGCGATGGGCTAG
- a CDS encoding isocitrate lyase/PEP mutase family protein — MTSPQSMNAQVFRRLHTEGLLLLTNAWDAGSARLMESLGAKAVATTSAGVAWAHGYADGDHLPVRLLATTVTEIARVIRVPLTVDVEGGYSSDPAAVAEAVATVIDAGAVGINIEDGAGTPDLLCAKLEQVKRVSARLGVDLFVNARTDVYLRGLAPKGRQVEETLARAERYRAAGADGLFVPGVVDAAEIRAIASAAGLPLNVMARPSLPSPSELEALGVRRLSAGSSISEAVFGRAAALATAFLRDGATAPLTEGAMPYSKVNALMAPR; from the coding sequence ATGACGTCGCCCCAGTCCATGAACGCCCAGGTGTTCCGCCGGCTGCACACCGAAGGGTTGCTGCTCCTCACCAACGCCTGGGATGCCGGGAGCGCGCGGCTGATGGAGAGCCTGGGCGCGAAGGCCGTCGCCACCACCAGCGCCGGAGTGGCCTGGGCGCACGGGTACGCGGACGGAGACCACCTGCCGGTGCGGCTGCTGGCCACCACGGTGACGGAGATTGCCCGCGTCATCCGGGTGCCGCTCACCGTGGACGTGGAGGGCGGCTATTCGAGCGACCCCGCCGCGGTGGCCGAGGCCGTGGCCACGGTCATCGATGCAGGCGCGGTGGGAATCAACATCGAGGACGGCGCGGGCACGCCGGACCTGCTCTGCGCGAAGCTCGAGCAGGTGAAGCGCGTCAGCGCCCGGCTCGGAGTGGACCTGTTCGTGAATGCCCGGACGGACGTCTACCTGCGCGGGCTGGCGCCCAAGGGCCGACAGGTCGAGGAGACGCTGGCGCGCGCCGAGCGCTACCGCGCGGCGGGGGCCGATGGCCTCTTCGTCCCCGGCGTCGTGGACGCCGCTGAAATCCGCGCGATTGCCTCGGCGGCGGGACTGCCGCTGAACGTGATGGCGCGGCCGAGCCTGCCTTCTCCCTCGGAGCTGGAGGCGCTGGGAGTCCGGCGCCTGAGCGCGGGGTCATCCATCTCCGAAGCCGTCTTCGGCAGGGCGGCGGCGCTCGCCACGGCCTTCCTGCGTGACGGAGCCACCGCCCCGTTGACCGAGGGCGCCATGCCCTACTCCAAGGTCAACGCGCTCATGGCTCCGCGCTGA